A window from Methanomassiliicoccus sp. encodes these proteins:
- a CDS encoding type II toxin-antitoxin system VapC family toxin, whose product MPAPRPVVIDTNVIIDAFVRSGDARSRGSIELLRRVEQGDFTGILPTPVLVEIYYVVLDVTKDPHRARKTLVGLLALPNITVQAVEREHAMVAVDLIRESNYFRLGKGNKLGRRSEGLSMVDALVLAIGRTIPGAVVCSNESRFSQVRSVVTLRPFELAGKG is encoded by the coding sequence ATGCCCGCTCCTAGGCCCGTGGTCATCGATACCAACGTCATCATCGATGCCTTCGTGCGCTCCGGCGACGCCCGGAGCCGGGGCTCCATCGAGCTCCTGAGAAGGGTGGAACAGGGAGACTTCACCGGTATCCTGCCCACGCCGGTGCTGGTCGAGATCTACTATGTGGTCCTGGACGTGACCAAGGACCCTCACCGGGCCAGGAAGACCCTGGTAGGATTGCTCGCGCTACCGAACATCACGGTGCAGGCGGTGGAACGGGAGCATGCCATGGTCGCCGTGGATCTCATCAGGGAGAGCAACTACTTCCGCCTGGGCAAGGGGAACAAGCTCGGACGCCGGTCCGAGGGGCTTTCCATGGTTGACGCGCTGGTACTGGCCATCGGGAGGACGATCCCCGGGGCGGTGGTGTGCTCCAACGAGAGTCGCTTCTCCCAGGTCCGCTCCGTGGTCACCTTGAGGCCCTTCGAGCTGGCGGGAAAGGGTTAG
- a CDS encoding ASKHA domain-containing protein: MAHTVTFFPGSIVASVQDGQTILDAAVAAGVQINSVCGGKGTCGKCLVIVDGPSESEPGHLTDEESRLGYRLACRTVVRGDLSVFIPEESQVSEHQILARYHGREAEDLTPLTEVRRLDLAAPSLEDNLADLERVTCALGNPDLVVPLPLLRDLPAVLREGGWQLSVMLSHLDGTERLMAIEKGSKAIPNYGLAVDVGTTTVVAELIDLATGRTVAQASDYNRQLVCGEDVLSRIAYAEEKGLERLTELVVDTINGLINQLCAERDKKRRFHSGTCDEDIASIVISGNTTMVHMLLGLDPKNIRYAPYIPITNVPPVMTASEVGLRAQPDAPVLCVPGRAGYVGGDITSDILLSGMHHRDELTLLIDVGTNGEVVLGNREWIIGCSTSAGPAFEGGEVSCGMRAMSGAIDKVAIDEREISVTTIGGGKPRGICGSGLIDLLAQMFSQGYLDKKGRIDTERSERVRSTGRGMEFIVHRQPGGRTLAVSDDDIASVIRTKAAIYAGCAVLLQAVDRSFSDLDRVCIAGGFGNYVNIENAQTIGLLPDLPSSKFELLGNASLGGARLCLLSEAMRRETMDIYSMMTYLDLSSSTAFFDQYSSALFLPHTDLEQFPTVRDRLGAAKSGRGPDS, translated from the coding sequence ATGGCCCACACGGTCACCTTCTTCCCGGGAAGCATCGTCGCCAGCGTTCAGGATGGCCAGACCATACTGGACGCGGCGGTGGCGGCGGGGGTGCAGATCAACAGCGTGTGCGGGGGCAAGGGAACCTGCGGCAAGTGCCTGGTGATCGTCGACGGGCCGTCGGAGTCGGAGCCCGGCCACCTGACCGATGAGGAGAGCCGTCTGGGATATCGTCTGGCGTGCAGGACGGTGGTACGCGGCGACCTGTCGGTGTTCATACCTGAAGAGTCCCAGGTCAGCGAACATCAGATCCTCGCCCGGTACCACGGGCGGGAGGCGGAAGACCTCACTCCGCTCACCGAGGTGCGTCGTCTAGATCTTGCAGCCCCCTCTCTGGAGGACAACCTCGCCGACCTCGAACGGGTCACCTGTGCCCTAGGCAACCCCGACCTCGTGGTACCCCTGCCCCTGCTGCGCGATTTGCCTGCGGTGCTGCGGGAAGGGGGCTGGCAGCTCTCGGTCATGCTCTCCCACCTGGACGGGACGGAGAGGCTGATGGCCATCGAGAAGGGCTCCAAGGCCATCCCCAACTATGGTCTGGCGGTCGACGTCGGCACCACCACAGTGGTCGCCGAGCTAATAGATCTAGCCACCGGTCGGACCGTGGCTCAAGCCTCCGACTATAACCGCCAGCTGGTGTGCGGCGAGGACGTGCTATCGCGCATCGCCTATGCCGAGGAGAAAGGACTGGAGCGTCTCACCGAGCTGGTCGTCGATACCATCAACGGGCTCATCAACCAGCTGTGCGCGGAGAGAGACAAGAAGAGACGCTTCCATTCCGGCACATGCGACGAGGACATCGCCTCCATAGTAATCAGCGGCAACACCACCATGGTGCACATGCTCCTTGGGCTTGATCCCAAGAACATCCGGTACGCGCCGTACATCCCTATCACCAACGTCCCGCCGGTGATGACCGCCTCGGAGGTCGGCCTGCGGGCGCAACCCGACGCACCGGTGTTATGCGTACCCGGGCGAGCAGGGTACGTGGGCGGGGACATCACCTCTGACATCCTGCTGTCGGGGATGCACCACCGGGACGAGCTGACGCTGCTGATCGATGTTGGCACCAACGGCGAGGTCGTTCTCGGCAATAGGGAATGGATCATCGGCTGTTCGACCTCGGCGGGCCCGGCCTTCGAGGGCGGTGAGGTCTCCTGTGGCATGCGGGCGATGAGCGGAGCCATCGACAAGGTCGCCATCGACGAGCGCGAGATCAGCGTGACCACCATCGGTGGGGGGAAGCCCCGGGGCATCTGCGGTTCGGGGCTAATCGATCTCCTCGCCCAGATGTTCTCCCAAGGCTACCTAGACAAGAAGGGGCGTATCGACACCGAGCGCTCGGAGAGGGTCCGCTCCACCGGTCGGGGAATGGAGTTCATCGTCCATCGTCAGCCCGGGGGAAGGACATTGGCGGTAAGCGACGATGACATTGCCAGCGTCATCCGTACTAAGGCGGCGATCTACGCCGGGTGCGCGGTGCTCCTACAGGCCGTGGACCGCAGCTTCTCCGACCTGGACAGGGTCTGCATCGCCGGCGGTTTCGGCAACTATGTCAACATCGAGAACGCCCAGACCATCGGCCTCCTGCCGGACCTTCCGAGCTCCAAGTTCGAGCTATTGGGCAACGCCTCCCTGGGCGGGGCCCGGCTGTGCCTGCTGTCCGAGGCGATGAGGAGGGAGACCATGGACATCTACTCCATGATGACCTACCTGGACCTGTCGTCGTCCACCGCGTTCTTCGACCAGTACTCCTCGGCGCTCTTCCTGCCGCATACCGACCTTGAGCAATTTCCCACGGTCCGGGACCGCCTCGGTGCGGCCAAGAGCGGGCGAGGCCCCGATTCATAA
- a CDS encoding methyltransferase domain-containing protein: MKAVHPSARPEEVFARRASKYATSKVHDDRVTLSWLVDAASPAHDEVALDIGTGAGHTALALAPRVRKVEAIDVTEEMLREARKLARKRGIENVDFHTGDAMALPYGDRSFDIVTCRRAAHHFTDLEQALGEMARVLKLGGRLVIDDRSVPEDEEVDELINRMDALHDPSHVRDRSPCEWSSLIRTTGLEPMIFRPYRRRIPLSHFTDMVDPRTESAMCDLVAGASEHAKGVLALEITDGCVLLDNFFVLISAFKAR, encoded by the coding sequence ATGAAAGCGGTCCACCCATCGGCCCGACCGGAGGAGGTGTTCGCGCGGCGGGCATCGAAGTATGCAACCAGCAAGGTGCACGACGACAGGGTCACCCTATCCTGGTTGGTCGACGCGGCCTCCCCGGCCCATGACGAGGTGGCGCTGGACATCGGCACCGGGGCCGGTCACACCGCCCTGGCGCTGGCCCCCCGGGTACGCAAGGTGGAGGCGATCGATGTCACCGAGGAGATGCTGAGGGAAGCGAGAAAGCTGGCCCGCAAGCGGGGCATCGAGAACGTCGATTTTCACACCGGGGACGCGATGGCTTTGCCGTATGGGGACAGGAGCTTCGACATCGTGACCTGCCGCCGGGCTGCGCACCACTTCACCGACCTAGAGCAGGCGCTGGGCGAGATGGCAAGGGTCCTAAAGCTCGGCGGCCGCCTGGTCATAGACGACCGCAGCGTCCCCGAGGACGAGGAGGTGGACGAGCTCATAAACCGCATGGACGCGCTGCACGACCCCTCCCATGTCCGCGACCGCAGTCCCTGCGAATGGTCCTCCCTGATCCGGACCACCGGACTGGAGCCCATGATCTTCCGCCCCTACCGCCGGCGGATACCGCTGTCCCACTTCACTGACATGGTGGACCCCCGGACGGAGTCGGCGATGTGCGATCTGGTAGCGGGCGCGTCCGAGCACGCCAAGGGAGTCCTGGCGCTGGAGATAACCGACGGCTGCGTACTCTTAGACAACTTCTTCGTTCTCATCTCCGCGTTCAAGGCGCGGTGA
- a CDS encoding AAA family ATPase — MTMTFIVAVAGKGGVGKSTISALLVKELARRSGKVVLAVDADPNSNLGEKLGAEVERTIGDLREDLLRRSEELTAGGSKQEAMMYQLRLAMVEGREFDLVTMGRSEGRGCYCYINTLLRTYLDEIMGDYPYVVIDNEAGMEHLSRRTCQRMDVLLVVSDPTKVGLTTAGRILELAREMELSIGTAVLVINRVRGDLPSTLKDAIPSGFARVMLVPHDREVEDLSSTGGPMSSLPAKSVAVSAVYDLAEDLR; from the coding sequence ATGACCATGACCTTCATCGTGGCGGTGGCTGGCAAGGGCGGAGTCGGCAAGTCCACAATCTCCGCGCTCCTGGTGAAGGAGCTGGCCCGCCGGTCGGGGAAGGTCGTGCTGGCGGTGGATGCCGATCCGAACTCCAATCTCGGGGAGAAGCTGGGGGCGGAGGTCGAGAGGACCATCGGCGACCTCCGGGAGGATCTTCTTCGACGATCGGAAGAGCTCACCGCCGGAGGCTCCAAGCAGGAAGCGATGATGTACCAGCTGCGCCTGGCCATGGTCGAAGGCCGTGAATTCGACCTGGTGACCATGGGCCGCTCCGAGGGCCGGGGGTGCTACTGCTACATCAACACCCTGCTTCGCACCTACCTGGACGAGATCATGGGCGACTACCCCTACGTGGTCATAGACAACGAGGCTGGAATGGAACACCTCTCGCGGCGGACATGCCAGCGCATGGATGTACTGCTCGTCGTCTCCGACCCCACCAAGGTCGGGCTGACCACCGCCGGCCGGATCCTCGAGCTGGCCAGGGAGATGGAGCTCTCCATAGGCACGGCCGTGCTGGTCATCAACCGCGTCCGCGGCGATCTGCCGTCAACGCTTAAGGACGCGATCCCCTCTGGCTTCGCCCGCGTGATGCTGGTACCCCATGACCGGGAGGTCGAGGACCTCTCCTCCACTGGTGGGCCGATGTCCTCGCTGCCGGCTAAGAGCGTCGCCGTCTCGGCTGTCTATGACCTCGCCGAGGATCTGAGGTAG
- a CDS encoding ABC transporter ATP-binding protein has product MASFEAALTCTGLSKTYGNRFTRGNIHALNKASFSIREGEICGLVGPNGAGKSTMIKLIMGIEPKDEGMIDMNGLDPRLTLGYVPERPTFFEDVSAYYNLLYFARLTGEADPEGTSRRLIDEFGLKGRGEDRVSSYSKGMKQRLAIARAVIHNPKVLLMDEPFSGLDPGMMIELRGLLKGLKSKGMAMLLSSHELNEIDQLCDSILFIKGGAIIRREDLDTPKPRTIVQITLAVPSDAVIQALSKWGRRSVSGDGTLIAVEASREEIPDVVAEAVKAGGRVMEFRPAQIKAEDLYTEVFLPGVTT; this is encoded by the coding sequence ATGGCCAGTTTTGAGGCGGCCCTAACATGCACTGGGCTTTCCAAGACCTACGGGAACAGGTTCACCCGTGGCAACATCCATGCCCTGAACAAGGCGTCGTTCTCCATTCGTGAAGGGGAGATCTGCGGCCTCGTCGGTCCGAACGGGGCGGGTAAGAGCACGATGATCAAGCTGATCATGGGCATCGAACCCAAGGACGAAGGGATGATTGATATGAATGGGTTGGACCCCCGCCTGACTCTCGGGTACGTGCCAGAGCGCCCAACCTTCTTCGAGGACGTGTCCGCCTACTACAACCTGCTGTACTTCGCTCGATTGACCGGGGAAGCCGATCCAGAAGGTACGAGCAGGAGGCTGATAGACGAGTTTGGCCTGAAAGGCCGGGGAGAGGATCGCGTTTCCTCTTACTCCAAAGGCATGAAACAGCGCCTGGCCATCGCCAGGGCGGTGATCCACAATCCCAAAGTGCTGCTGATGGACGAGCCCTTCTCTGGCCTCGACCCAGGAATGATGATCGAGCTTCGTGGCCTTTTAAAGGGCCTGAAGTCCAAGGGTATGGCTATGCTTCTGTCCTCGCACGAGCTCAACGAGATTGACCAGCTATGCGATTCCATCCTGTTCATCAAGGGCGGGGCAATCATCAGACGCGAGGACCTCGATACTCCCAAGCCCCGGACCATCGTCCAGATCACGCTCGCCGTACCCAGCGATGCGGTGATCCAAGCACTATCCAAATGGGGCAGGCGCTCGGTGTCCGGCGACGGGACTCTGATCGCGGTCGAGGCATCAAGGGAGGAAATTCCCGACGTCGTGGCCGAAGCGGTGAAGGCTGGGGGTCGGGTCATGGAGTTCCGTCCCGCCCAGATCAAGGCTGAGGACCTGTACACCGAGGTCTTCCTGCCGGGGGTGACCACGTGA
- the purH gene encoding bifunctional phosphoribosylaminoimidazolecarboxamide formyltransferase/IMP cyclohydrolase, translating to MVKIERALISVSNKDGIVDFARGLKDHGVEIISTGGTALLLERNGIKTVSISDVTGFPEMMDGRVKTLHPNIHAALLARRDHPDHMRQLEKMKVKKIDMVVVNLYPFRDTVLKPNVSLEEVVENIDIGGPSMIRAAAKNYQAVAVVTEPSRYGPLLEEMSIGGGSIGEETLKSLMLEAFRSTANYDALIAQHLATEFPGPQFPGGLTVGMEKVQDLRYGENPSQKAAFYGDPFVTGVAVSKMKQLHGKELSFNNILDIESALSLLREFEDRACAVVIKHTNPCGIACNDQIYDAFMVAYNVDPLAAYGCVIGFNRECDLRTAEEISKHFVEIVFAPSFDPAALELLSKKKNIRLMTTPGPITLADAPTIKMKYIKGGMLVQTADNYQVTEANLKVVTKRAPTPEEIKAMLFANRVCKHIWSNTVILAKGEQVVGIGAGQMSRVDSSFIAAHKAGENAKGSVIASDAFFPFRDGVDEAAKAGATAIIQPGGSIRDQEVIDAANEYNMAMVFTGVRIFRH from the coding sequence TTGGTCAAGATCGAACGCGCCTTGATAAGCGTGTCCAACAAGGATGGAATCGTCGATTTCGCCCGCGGGTTGAAGGACCATGGTGTGGAGATTATCTCCACTGGGGGCACCGCGCTGCTCCTCGAACGTAACGGCATCAAGACGGTCAGCATCTCCGACGTAACTGGCTTTCCAGAGATGATGGACGGCAGGGTCAAAACGCTGCATCCCAACATCCACGCCGCGCTGCTCGCCCGTCGGGACCACCCCGACCACATGAGGCAGCTGGAGAAGATGAAGGTCAAGAAGATCGACATGGTAGTGGTGAACCTCTACCCCTTCCGGGACACCGTGCTCAAGCCCAATGTGTCGCTGGAGGAGGTGGTCGAGAACATCGACATCGGTGGACCGTCGATGATCCGGGCCGCAGCGAAGAACTACCAGGCGGTAGCGGTGGTCACCGAACCCTCGCGCTACGGACCGCTGCTGGAGGAGATGAGCATCGGCGGGGGCAGCATCGGCGAGGAGACGCTGAAGTCCCTTATGCTGGAGGCCTTCCGCTCCACCGCCAACTACGACGCGTTGATAGCCCAGCACCTGGCCACCGAGTTCCCGGGCCCCCAGTTCCCTGGCGGCCTCACTGTGGGCATGGAGAAGGTGCAGGACCTGCGCTATGGCGAGAACCCCAGCCAGAAGGCGGCGTTCTACGGCGACCCCTTCGTGACCGGGGTCGCGGTCTCCAAGATGAAGCAGCTGCACGGTAAGGAGCTGTCATTCAACAACATCCTGGACATCGAATCCGCGCTCTCCCTCCTGAGGGAGTTCGAGGACCGCGCCTGTGCCGTGGTGATCAAGCACACCAATCCCTGTGGCATCGCCTGCAATGACCAGATCTACGACGCGTTCATGGTCGCCTACAACGTCGATCCCCTTGCGGCCTACGGCTGCGTGATCGGGTTTAACCGCGAGTGCGACCTGCGCACCGCCGAGGAGATTTCCAAGCACTTCGTGGAGATCGTCTTCGCCCCGTCCTTCGACCCCGCGGCCCTAGAGCTGCTGAGCAAGAAAAAGAATATCCGGTTGATGACCACCCCCGGACCGATCACCCTCGCAGACGCCCCCACCATTAAGATGAAGTACATCAAGGGCGGCATGCTGGTGCAGACCGCGGACAACTACCAGGTCACCGAGGCCAACCTCAAGGTGGTCACCAAGCGCGCCCCCACTCCTGAGGAGATCAAGGCCATGCTCTTCGCCAACCGGGTATGCAAGCACATATGGTCCAACACCGTCATCCTGGCCAAGGGTGAGCAGGTCGTGGGCATCGGCGCCGGCCAGATGTCCCGCGTGGACTCGTCGTTCATCGCCGCCCACAAGGCCGGGGAGAACGCCAAGGGCTCGGTCATCGCCTCCGACGCCTTCTTCCCCTTCCGTGACGGCGTGGACGAGGCGGCCAAGGCCGGAGCCACGGCGATCATCCAGCCCGGCGGGAGCATCCGGGACCAAGAGGTTATCGACGCGGCCAACGAGTACAACATGGCCATGGTGTTCACCGGGGTCAGGATCTTCCGCCACTGA
- the ppcA gene encoding phosphoenolpyruvate carboxylase: protein MVMDVDPKIPRCMSTQHPDNVNAPFFAESAEMGGEDEIQEAYYVFSHLDCEEQMWDCEGKEVDSFVVKKLLTKYDWYFREKRLGKDVFLTLRVPNPAVEKDEAKILLETLESIPRSFDTAKLFYTDDVPPIFEVILPMAASSTSLDRIYRYYHDFVVGKQHMTFGGTKGTLADWIGTFEPENINVIPLFEDLEHMMNAHNITRDYMKDKDLAHQRVFLARSDPAMNYGQASAILMNKAALYNLQLLEEETGVSIQPIIGVGSAPFRGNLKPSNVDHIMEEYPSVQTFTVQSAFKYDYSHDEVRKGIQAINEGQRHKAMEVDTKRCEEIIAKCSASYREKIVKLAPLINEAANYVPRRRKRKLHIGLFGYSRSLEGIVLPRAIGFCCAFYSIGIPPEILGLDALDDSDLDYLRQVSPHFDDNMKDALQFMNPASIKTLPLKVRMSIDNLGLDYEINEEHRKITSLIMESLKNSTGKGLEGSVLRAAHLRGFLG from the coding sequence ATGGTGATGGATGTGGATCCCAAGATACCCCGCTGCATGAGCACCCAGCATCCCGACAACGTCAACGCCCCTTTCTTCGCTGAGAGCGCGGAGATGGGAGGGGAGGATGAGATCCAGGAAGCGTACTATGTGTTCTCTCACCTGGACTGCGAGGAGCAGATGTGGGACTGCGAGGGGAAGGAGGTCGACAGCTTCGTGGTGAAGAAACTCCTCACCAAGTACGACTGGTACTTCCGGGAGAAGCGGCTGGGAAAGGACGTCTTCCTTACCCTCAGAGTCCCCAACCCCGCAGTGGAGAAGGATGAGGCCAAGATCCTGTTGGAGACGCTAGAATCCATACCCCGTTCATTCGATACCGCCAAGCTGTTCTACACCGACGACGTCCCCCCAATCTTCGAGGTCATCCTGCCGATGGCCGCTTCATCCACCTCCCTGGATCGCATCTACCGCTACTACCACGACTTCGTGGTCGGCAAGCAGCACATGACCTTTGGCGGGACCAAGGGTACCCTGGCCGACTGGATCGGCACCTTCGAGCCGGAGAATATCAACGTCATCCCGCTGTTCGAGGACCTCGAGCACATGATGAACGCGCACAACATCACCAGGGACTACATGAAGGACAAGGACCTGGCCCACCAGCGGGTGTTCCTGGCCCGCTCCGACCCGGCAATGAACTATGGGCAGGCCAGCGCGATCCTCATGAACAAGGCCGCGCTGTACAATCTCCAGCTGTTGGAAGAGGAGACGGGGGTCAGCATCCAGCCCATCATCGGGGTCGGATCCGCACCTTTCCGCGGTAACCTCAAACCGAGCAATGTCGACCATATCATGGAAGAATACCCATCGGTGCAGACTTTCACCGTGCAGTCGGCGTTCAAGTACGACTACTCGCACGACGAGGTCCGCAAGGGCATCCAGGCCATCAACGAAGGACAGCGGCACAAGGCCATGGAGGTCGATACCAAGCGGTGCGAGGAGATCATCGCCAAGTGCTCCGCGTCGTACCGGGAGAAGATTGTGAAGCTGGCGCCGCTCATAAACGAGGCCGCGAACTACGTTCCGAGGAGGAGGAAGAGGAAGCTGCACATCGGCCTGTTCGGTTACTCTCGGAGCCTGGAAGGAATCGTCCTGCCGCGGGCCATCGGCTTCTGCTGTGCCTTCTACTCGATCGGCATTCCCCCGGAGATCCTGGGACTTGATGCCCTGGACGACAGTGACCTTGACTACCTGAGGCAGGTAAGCCCCCACTTCGACGACAACATGAAGGACGCCCTGCAATTCATGAACCCCGCCTCCATCAAGACCCTGCCGCTCAAGGTCCGCATGTCCATCGACAACCTGGGGCTCGACTACGAGATCAATGAGGAGCACCGCAAGATCACCTCACTGATCATGGAGAGCCTCAAGAACAGCACCGGGAAGGGCCTGGAAGGATCGGTGCTGAGGGCCGCCCACCTAAGAGGGTTCCTGGGTTGA